The DNA region TCACCTTATCGTAACGTTCACGAACAACATTCGAGTAATGTAGTTGTTTTTTGTCGTATTTCCTCGCTTCTCGAATAAAACGATTCTTTTCACCTAAAGCAAATGATTCATTTTACCCGTATTATTGGAAATTTTTTAAAGGATGGGCAGATCCGTCATTGGCTCCTTTCAGTTTTACGTTTTCCTACCTACCCATTAAATTTTCAATTTTCTATATCATTTAAAATATTTTATCGATTTATACGAAAGATAAGGTATTATATTATTTATCAACAAACTATTAGATTGAGGTGGATGGAAATGAAGCTTACGAATGAGGAGTTAGAGGTACTATCGATTCTTGAGGAAAATCATCGGGTGTCTGTTGAAACGATGGCAGCGATGGTTAACACCACCGTGGAAAACACCATGGAAATCATCAAAAAATTAGAATCCGATAAGATCATTGTTAGTTATCCGGCATTGATCGACTGGAGTAAGGTCGAAGGCAAGGAAAATATTGTGGCAATGATTGAGGTGAAGGTGACACCGAAGCGTGGGGTAGGTTTCGACGAGGTGGCAGAGAGAATTTACCGCTTTCCTGAGGTTACTTCCTTGTATCTGATGTCAGGCGCCTATGACCTGTCGCTCACGATTGAAGGAAAAAGCATGACTGAAATCGCTACATTTGTCTCAGAAAAACTATCCACCATTGAGAATGTAATCTCGACTACTACACATTTTATGTTAAAAAAATATAAGCATGATGGCGTCGTCTTCGGCGGTAGCAAGGATACAGACCGGAGAATGGTGGTATCTCCATGAGAAACGCACCACAGCATTATTTTTCTGAAACCGTTAAAGAACTAAAGCCATCTGGTATCCGAAAATTTTTCGATCTGGCGGCCTCGATTGAAGACGTCATTTCTTTAGGGGTGGGTGAGCCAGACTTTGTTACCCCTTGGAGCATTCGCGAAGCCGCGATTTTATCCTTAGAAGAGGGCTTTACTTCATATACGGCGAATCCAGGCTTACTCGAGCTGCGCCAAGAAATAACCAAATACTTAAAGAATCGCTTTGATGTTCAGTACAGCCCCATTGATCAAGTCATCGTGACCGTTGGGGCCAGTCTTGCACTCGATATTGCCTTTCGCGCGATTCTAAATCCAGGTGACGAAGTGCTGATTGTTGAACCTGCCTTTGTTTCCTACTCGCCGTTAGTCGCGATGGCCGGCGGCAACCCGGTTCCGATTGCGACCACAGCAGATAATGGCTTTAAATTAACACCGGAACATATTGAAAATGCCGTTACGCCAAAAACAAAGGCGATTTTGATTTGTTCTCCCAACAACCCGACAGGCACCTGTTTAAATAAAAAGGAAATGGCTGAAATTGCCCATGCGATTGAGAAGCATGATTTAATCCTTGTTTCTGATGAAGTTTATGCGGAGCTAACCTATGATGAAGACTACACCAGCTTTGCCGCTATCGATGGTATGTATGAGCGGACGATTTTAATCAATGGCTTCTCAAAAGGGTTTGCGATGACAGGCTGGCGTTTAGGATTTTTAGCTGCCCCAAAAGCATTTGTCGAGCAAATGGTAAAAATTTTTCAATACACCACCATGTGTGCACCGCATATGCTCCAGCACGGTGCGATTGAAGCATTGAGAAATACCTCTGATGAAGTGGAAAATATGCGAAAAAGCTACCGAAGACGGAGAAATTATGTGGTCCAAGCATTAAACAGCATCGGTCTTGATTGCCATACTCCAGGTGGCGCATTTTATGTGTTCCCATCCATCAAAAAAACCGGTCTTACTTCGGAACAATTTGCCGAAGAACTGCTTTTAAAGGAAAAGGTAGCTGTTGTACCTGGCACAGCGTTTGGCGAGAGCGGCGAAGGCTATGTCCGCTGTTCATATGCCACATCCATGGAACAGCT from Neobacillus sp. FSL H8-0543 includes:
- a CDS encoding Lrp/AsnC family transcriptional regulator, translating into MKLTNEELEVLSILEENHRVSVETMAAMVNTTVENTMEIIKKLESDKIIVSYPALIDWSKVEGKENIVAMIEVKVTPKRGVGFDEVAERIYRFPEVTSLYLMSGAYDLSLTIEGKSMTEIATFVSEKLSTIENVISTTTHFMLKKYKHDGVVFGGSKDTDRRMVVSP
- a CDS encoding aminotransferase codes for the protein MRNAPQHYFSETVKELKPSGIRKFFDLAASIEDVISLGVGEPDFVTPWSIREAAILSLEEGFTSYTANPGLLELRQEITKYLKNRFDVQYSPIDQVIVTVGASLALDIAFRAILNPGDEVLIVEPAFVSYSPLVAMAGGNPVPIATTADNGFKLTPEHIENAVTPKTKAILICSPNNPTGTCLNKKEMAEIAHAIEKHDLILVSDEVYAELTYDEDYTSFAAIDGMYERTILINGFSKGFAMTGWRLGFLAAPKAFVEQMVKIFQYTTMCAPHMLQHGAIEALRNTSDEVENMRKSYRRRRNYVVQALNSIGLDCHTPGGAFYVFPSIKKTGLTSEQFAEELLLKEKVAVVPGTAFGESGEGYVRCSYATSMEQLQEAIKRMTRFMESLEIRDIQKEKLYSNQ